The Desulfosarcina sp. BuS5 genome segment GGTGGGTCATCCCTTATCAAAATCGAGCTGCTTGCTCAAAGTAATCCTGAACTGGTATTTACATCAGTAGTCCATCGGATAGACTTTGATTTACTGAAACAATCCTTTCGTAAAATTCGGAAAAGCAAATCTGCAGGAGTGGACAAGGTTACGGCAAAGGAGTATGCCGAAAATCTTGATCAAAACCTCTATAATCTGTATGAACGACTGCGGAGAGGACAGTACGTTGCGTCTCCTGTAAAGCGTATCTGGATAGACAAGGAAGGAGGGAAAAAGCGTCCAATTGGCATACCTGTACTTGAGGATAAAATTGTCCAGAAAGCAGCAGCAGCCATATTGAATGTCATATTTGACAGGAATTTTTACAATTTTTCCCATGCATTCAGAAAAGGTCGGAGCCAACACATGGCAATCAAAGATTTACGTGAGCAATGCTTGAAGCAGAATATCAGCTGGATAGTAAGCGCAGATATTACAGGACTATTTGACAATATTAATCACGAGTTACTTAAAGACATGATACGTCGGAGAGTAAGTGACGGCGGAATGATTCGCCTGATAGGGAAGTGGTTGAATGCAGGCGTAATGGAGGAAGGCAACCTGACGTACTCTGAAACGGGCACTCCACAGGGAGGAGTAATTTCCCCTGTGCTCAGTAATATCTTTCTTCATTATGTTTTAGATGACTGGTACGTGAAAGAAGTGATCCCCCGGATGAAAGGGAGATGCTCCATCATACGCTGGGCGGATGATTTCATCCTCGGGTTCGAGTATGAAAAAGACGCATTGCGTGTCATGGATGTATTACCCAGGCGGTTCGAACAGTTCGAGCTGTCACTTCACCCGGAAAAGACAAAACTGATTCGATTTTCCAAACGCATTAGCGGAAAGGGAAACGGGACGTTTGATTTTTTAGGGTTTACATTTTACTGGTCAAAATCATTAAAAGGGTACATGGTAATAAAGAAAAAGACGGCAAGAAAGCGTTCAAGCCGTTTTATGAAGAGAATATGGATATGGTGCAAGGATAACCGTCATAAGCCAATGGCCGAGCAGTATGAGATTCTTTGCAGTAAACTGCGAGGTTTTTACCAGTACTTTGGAGTAATAAGTAACTACAAAGTGCTGGAAGTTGTGTTTGAATATACTGAGAAAGCATGGCGTCGATGGTTAAGCCGAAGAAGTCACAAGGGCGAAGTAATGTTCGAGGACTTGCGCACAACATACCCACTGCCATTACCCAGAATAGTCCATAATATTTGATGCCGTAAGGGCTGCAAAGTTATACGCCAAACGGGGTGTCGCCTGTTTGGTTGATAATCCGGTAAAAAGGATTTGAACCGAGGAACCGTATGAGGGAAATCTTCACGTACGGGTCTGTAGGGGGGGCGTCGGGTAACCGATGCTCCTACCTGGAACCCGACCGCCAACAGCGGTGCTTTTTTTAAACGCTCTCTTCCGCATAAATGTTGTCGTTTGCGGAACGTATTCCCACGCATGTTGGCGGCCGGTGAGTTCATCGTTAGGGAATCACAATTAAAGGGAATTAAAATGAAACCTTCTTTATTCATTGGCTCTTCAAAAGAAAGCCTTGATATTGCTTATGCACTTCAAGAAAATCTTGAATCCGTAGCTGAGGTTACTGTATGGGACCAGGGGATATTTGCTTTATCTCAACCAACTATTTCATCTCTCATAAAAGCCTTAGATAAGTCAAAGTTCGGAGCATTCATACTTTCACCGGATGACGTCACAAAAATCAGAGGAAGTGAATACCAAACTGCGAGAGACAATATAGTTTTTGAACTTGGGCTATTTATTGGCAGGCTAAGTTTAGAACGAACTTTCTTTGTTATTCCGGGAAATAGCATGGACATGCATCTTCCAACTGATTTACTTGGACTTACCCCTACCGTTTTTGATGCAAATCGCCAAGATGGAAACATTAGAGCCGCACTTGGACCCGCAAGTAACCAGATTAGAAAAGCATTATTGAATTTGGAATCTCCTCGCTTTGATAATGAATTGTATGAAAAATTTTCTAAATTACTCACTAATGCAAAAGAAACATTAATTTCTGCTATTGCTACGTCTGATAAATCAAATGAATTTCCAAACAAAAATGAGCTTTATAATGAAAATGTTTATTCCCTTAATAATATGGCTAAAGCTGCCAATATAAATACACCAGATCTTTTTATTTTAGGTATAGATGCAATCGGTGGCCTTTTATACAAGCCTGGTAAGAAAGCCATGTCTTGGGAACAGAAAAATATCGAAAATGAAATTATAAAGTTAGAAATTATGCTTAAGGAGTGGGAAAAAATATTGTAGTCATTTTTCCCTAACCCGCCATTTAACACGGACTGGCTAAAAGCGCTTTTGCGCTTCCAGCCATCCGGTTAATGGCACCGTTGTAAACCTTATCGCAGGCTTAATTTTGAGTTTTATTTTTCACTGTCTGTTTTGCTAACAGCCGTTGCCGGTATTTGCCGGTTATCGCTTTTGCCGGCGTTTCTTGTTGCTTTTTTGAACGTCAGCTTCGGCAAGATTTTACATTTTTCACTGTTTCAGCACTTGGCGACATCTCGCCTTGCTTTTTGCGGCTTTTTTGGTAAAGTCAGCATCGCATCAACAAACATTGTTGCAGAATGCCGCAAACAGCGGTTTACGCTTTGGCAATCGTTGTTTTTATTGTCATTATTCCAGCATCCGGTTGGATCTCGTCCCGCTTTCTGCAACTATTTCTCAAGGCGTTGCTTATTGTTTTAACTGGTTATGCTGCAAGCGCCGGCAAACAGCGGTGTGTTCGCCAACTTTGCATTATTTGCAAGCGTTTAATTACGCTTTCTCAAATCCGGCTGCTTTACAAAAAGCAGATTGTCGCAACCAGGCAGGGGTTTACAACAAAACACTACTCGTGCCAAGATAAATCCGAATCGTTGGGATAAGGCACAAGGTCTTTGAAATTCGATATTGTTACCAAGTGGGTGCTCGGGAAACGGTTTTGTTTCCTTCATCTCTGCAGGGCTTGCTCTGGCATTGATGTTAAAATAGTTCCACCTCAATGTCATTAACTTTAGCGCGTTGGCTGATAAGAATAATTAAAACGTCCAGTTCTATTTTTAAAGTTCCGTGGATATTTTCTTCCCGGTCTCACAGGCTCAATTGTTTCTGTGATAATTTTATGTAAATCAGAAATCAAGGATAAAACCATATCTGTGGAGCGGATGAAAAATAATGGTATAACATCCTTTATTTTTGATAGCATTTGGGCAAAATTCATTTTATATTTGTGCCGATTTTTATACGTATTGATATCTATGGCGCTTTGGGTAGGAAATGCCAGCGCTGAGGCAAGATTTTTTGAAAATACCTTTGCATGAAAATCCTGGTAAATTGAAAGAACGGACTTGCCGGAAAAATTTTCAATTTCAATCCGTTGTTTCATTGTTTTGTAATCTTCTTCCACAGGCCATCTCATATGATAAAGTTCACCAAACAGATCATGAGGATATAGGTCTTTGTCAAGAAGCGAAGTGATAAGTATCTCTGCTTCACCAGTATCCAATTCAACTCTTATCAGCCTTAATTTTAAGGGTTGAAGTTCCAGGCCCATTTCTTTGCATTGTTTGATTGAGCTTGGGAATACCGGCAAAGATATGATTTTTTCTTTCTTGCCGGAATTAAAAAATTTTCGGACGATTTTCCATCTTTTACATTGAATTCTTGCACAAAAATTAGAGCCTTGGGAGATTATAAGATTAAAAAGCCAGTATGCCGGATATCCTCTGTCCAAAAGGACAAGGTCATCTGAAAGAAGCTTTAAAAAATGATAAGCTGCCAATTCTCTCTCCCCTTCGTTTTTTGGGCTGATTATGGCATCAACTGTTATTTTGTTTAAAGGGTCAAACATTTGTGAAACCCGGGCTTTCGGGCACGCGTCTCCCTGGCGTGGATGCCAGGCCCCAAAGTAATTGGCTATTGCCGCAATCCTCGGCAATTGTACAGTTGTACCGTCAATAGCAAGGAGATTAAAACCATGCCATTTTAATGGCTTGAAATTTTGATAAAAATAATCAATCAACTGAGAATTGAGTTCAATAAATGCTTCATATTTGAGCTTCATCCTTGCTTTTGCCAAGGCAGCTTTAGAAACCATACGTTTGGCGATATCAAAGCGGTTTACAGCTTTAAAAAAGTGATCAAGTTCATCCTGGTATGAACCTTTTATAAGATTTATAAGGAAAAATAACAAAGTTGAAAACGGAAGCTTTCTTTGACGTGTGAAATCTTTCGGGTTTTTCCTGTGACGTTGGAGAAAATCATTAGAAAGAATTAAATTTTTTAAAAACTCGATCAGTCCGGCACAATTCTGGCAAAGCATTTTCCATGCCAATATTGTGTGTTTTTTCAACTTTTTGTGACATTTTTTGCTCCTATCCCTATTGTTAATGTTTGCTGAAAATATATAATTAAATATAGCATAACTAATTAAAATATCAAGAGATATTATTCAAATCTTCCTTAAGTTAATGATATTGAGATAAAATTGAGCAACGCTATATAATATGGAAATAGAACATTTTACAAAAATACATGAAGAGGCAAATGCCTAATCAAACAAAATCAGCCACGCAAAAAGCTGTGTGGCTGATTTGCGACGTTCACAAGAGAAATATCGCAATATCATCAATAGAAATTTATAATCTTAAATTAATTAATAAATAAATCATGAAGCATTTCTAACGGAATTTAATTAGAGGATGAAAAAATGTATCTAAAAACTTCATGTATACCGCGAGAAAGCGTTTTTAATAGAGATAGACGTAATGTTGTACTGGAACTTTCAGATTTTCTTAAGTCTAAAATTAATGCTGAAGATTTTTTTGAGGAAAACTTTATAACCTCAGGCATGAAAACCCTTTTGGAAAAAATATTCAGCAGGTTGGAAGGAACAATAGATCAGGCCTCTACATTTTTGCTTACCCAGGCAATGGGCGGAGGTAAGACCCATAATATGATAGCCCTTGGTTTGCTTGCCCGGGATCCCGAACTTCGCAGGAAAATACTGGGCAAAAAAAGTCCTGAAGCAAAACTTGGCAACGTGAGAGTGCTTGGATTTACCGGAAGAGAGTCGGATGCGCCCCTGGGAATATGGGGATCAATTGCAGAGCAGTTAGGTAAAAAAGAGGTGTTTAATAATTATTATTCCCCTTTGCAGCCACCTGGTGTAACTGCGTGGATAAACCTTTTAAAAGATGAGCCCACAGTAATAATGCTGGATGAACTGCCTCCTTATCTGGAATATGCCAAATCAAAGGAGATTGGAAACAGTGATCTTGCGGTAGTTACGACAACAGCTCTTTCAAATCTTTTGGTTGCGGTTAATAAAACGGAACTTTCCAATGTCTGCGTTATTATATCCGATCTTACGGCTACATATGAGGGAGGAAGCGCGCAGATAAACAAAGCCCTTGACAATCTCAAGAAAGAGACTAATCGTTCAGCCCTCAGAATAGAACCGGTTAATACTCATGGCGATGAATTGTATCACATCTTAAGAACCAGACTTTTCAAGGCGTTACCGGACGAAACAATAATAAAAAAGGTTGCTAATGAATATGCATCGGCTGTTAAAAGTGCAAAGGAGATGGATGTAACCAACGCTTCCCCTGATTCTTATGCGGCTCAGATTATTGAGTCCTATCCTTTTCATTTTGTAATCCGCGACCTTTATGCAAGATTCAAGGAAAACCCCGATTTTCAGCAAACAAGAGGGCTGATCCGGCTGATGCGCGTTATTGTATCCAGCCTGTATGAAACCGGACGAGCGGATAAAACCATGCTTGTTCATCCGTATGATCTGGATTTAAATAATGAAGAGGTTTTTTCGGAAGCAAAAAGCATTAACCCGACCTTAAGCGAGGCAATAACTCACGATATTGCCAAAGCCGGCCATTCGGTTGCGGAGGAACTTGATCAGCGACTTGGCTCCGGTACAGACGCCCAGGATGTATCAAAGCTTATTCTTGTGGCATCCCTTGCCAATATTCCCGGCGCCACTCACGGTCTTCGGGAATCTGATATTATGGGATATCTCTGTGCGCCGGGCCGTGACATCTCTAAGGTAAAAAAGGATATTGTTGATTATCTCCCCACACAGGCGTGGTATCTCCACACCAGTACAGATGGAAGGCTTTTTTATAAAAACACCCAGAACCTAGCAGCCAAACTGCACTCAATTGCTACTGGCTATAACCGGCAATCCTGTTTAAATGAACTGAGGGGATATCTAAAGTCTTTGTTTTCACCTGAACTAAAAGACTGTTATCAGAGGATTAAAATTATTCCTGCTATTGATGAGGTTGATATTGATGCAAACAGAGTCAGCCTCATTATAACAGAACCAACCGGCAACATAGCAGGCGCAACAAAGTTGAGTTCGGACTGGGATAGATTCGCAAATGATATTGAATACAAAAACAGAATTGTTTTTCTAACCGGAAATCATGAAAACATCCTGGACCGTGTTGTGGACCAGGCCGCTCAATATCGGGCAATACAGTCCATTATTGATGAATTTGACGCTGAGAGGCTTTCTGAAAAAGACCCGCAGCGCATTCAGGCTCAAACAAGCCGTGATAAAATCATTCTTGGTTTGCGAAGCGCCATCCAGGAAGCCTTTACAACACTGGTTTATCCGTCAAAAAATGGATTTCGCACAACTGACTGCAGAATTCAGTTCACCGACAATCAGTTTGATGGTGAAAAACTCATTCGTGATACCCTTGAAAAGGTTCAGAAATTTACTAACGAAATCACTGGCGACACGTTCAGGAAAAAGTGCGAGGCGCGTCTCTTTGGCGGGCAGCAAAGGTCTCAGTGGTCGGAGATAAAACGGCGGGCAGCCACGCTTACGAGCTGGCAGTTTCATCGACCGG includes the following:
- the ltrA gene encoding group II intron reverse transcriptase/maturase, whose protein sequence is MGDTQMSQTISTKSREIARTVACNSRPIEWGQPPVLTGGSSLIKIELLAQSNPELVFTSVVHRIDFDLLKQSFRKIRKSKSAGVDKVTAKEYAENLDQNLYNLYERLRRGQYVASPVKRIWIDKEGGKKRPIGIPVLEDKIVQKAAAAILNVIFDRNFYNFSHAFRKGRSQHMAIKDLREQCLKQNISWIVSADITGLFDNINHELLKDMIRRRVSDGGMIRLIGKWLNAGVMEEGNLTYSETGTPQGGVISPVLSNIFLHYVLDDWYVKEVIPRMKGRCSIIRWADDFILGFEYEKDALRVMDVLPRRFEQFELSLHPEKTKLIRFSKRISGKGNGTFDFLGFTFYWSKSLKGYMVIKKKTARKRSSRFMKRIWIWCKDNRHKPMAEQYEILCSKLRGFYQYFGVISNYKVLEVVFEYTEKAWRRWLSRRSHKGEVMFEDLRTTYPLPLPRIVHNI
- a CDS encoding DUF499 domain-containing protein, whose translation is MYLKTSCIPRESVFNRDRRNVVLELSDFLKSKINAEDFFEENFITSGMKTLLEKIFSRLEGTIDQASTFLLTQAMGGGKTHNMIALGLLARDPELRRKILGKKSPEAKLGNVRVLGFTGRESDAPLGIWGSIAEQLGKKEVFNNYYSPLQPPGVTAWINLLKDEPTVIMLDELPPYLEYAKSKEIGNSDLAVVTTTALSNLLVAVNKTELSNVCVIISDLTATYEGGSAQINKALDNLKKETNRSALRIEPVNTHGDELYHILRTRLFKALPDETIIKKVANEYASAVKSAKEMDVTNASPDSYAAQIIESYPFHFVIRDLYARFKENPDFQQTRGLIRLMRVIVSSLYETGRADKTMLVHPYDLDLNNEEVFSEAKSINPTLSEAITHDIAKAGHSVAEELDQRLGSGTDAQDVSKLILVASLANIPGATHGLRESDIMGYLCAPGRDISKVKKDIVDYLPTQAWYLHTSTDGRLFYKNTQNLAAKLHSIATGYNRQSCLNELRGYLKSLFSPELKDCYQRIKIIPAIDEVDIDANRVSLIITEPTGNIAGATKLSSDWDRFANDIEYKNRIVFLTGNHENILDRVVDQAAQYRAIQSIIDEFDAERLSEKDPQRIQAQTSRDKIILGLRSAIQEAFTTLVYPSKNGFRTTDCRIQFTDNQFDGEKLIRDTLEKVQKFTNEITGDTFRKKCEARLFGGQQRSQWSEIKRRAATLTSWQFHRPDALDSLKETSLSRNIWRDEGGIINKGPFPPPKTEVRIQKISRNDDTGEAALNYSCAWRYCILRDRRR
- a CDS encoding nucleotide-binding protein encodes the protein MKPSLFIGSSKESLDIAYALQENLESVAEVTVWDQGIFALSQPTISSLIKALDKSKFGAFILSPDDVTKIRGSEYQTARDNIVFELGLFIGRLSLERTFFVIPGNSMDMHLPTDLLGLTPTVFDANRQDGNIRAALGPASNQIRKALLNLESPRFDNELYEKFSKLLTNAKETLISAIATSDKSNEFPNKNELYNENVYSLNNMAKAANINTPDLFILGIDAIGGLLYKPGKKAMSWEQKNIENEIIKLEIMLKEWEKIL
- a CDS encoding IS4 family transposase, giving the protein MLCQNCAGLIEFLKNLILSNDFLQRHRKNPKDFTRQRKLPFSTLLFFLINLIKGSYQDELDHFFKAVNRFDIAKRMVSKAALAKARMKLKYEAFIELNSQLIDYFYQNFKPLKWHGFNLLAIDGTTVQLPRIAAIANYFGAWHPRQGDACPKARVSQMFDPLNKITVDAIISPKNEGERELAAYHFLKLLSDDLVLLDRGYPAYWLFNLIISQGSNFCARIQCKRWKIVRKFFNSGKKEKIISLPVFPSSIKQCKEMGLELQPLKLRLIRVELDTGEAEILITSLLDKDLYPHDLFGELYHMRWPVEEDYKTMKQRIEIENFSGKSVLSIYQDFHAKVFSKNLASALAFPTQSAIDINTYKNRHKYKMNFAQMLSKIKDVIPLFFIRSTDMVLSLISDLHKIITETIEPVRPGRKYPRNFKNRTGRFNYSYQPTR